In one window of Cellulophaga sp. HaHa_2_95 DNA:
- a CDS encoding MFS transporter produces MKIKKPNLTFWQIFNMNVGFLGIQYSFGLQQTAINPIFLYLGAPEEMLPILNIAGPVTGLIVQPIIGAVSDKTWSAKWGRRKPFFLLGAILGSLCLFAFPLSPTLWFAVGLLWILDVGNNMAMEPYRAFVGDKLPEKQLSLGYQMQSLFVGGGILLATLSIVLFQQWFGSDVEVKGAIPQWLYYSFFIGAILSITTILWSVLKTPEIPPSEEEMKEINSHKALSFLERVKMPFIEISKAIKEMPRFMWMLSIVYLFQWYALFVYWQFITPLFRTTMGYDISTAASQSAKMSLTYNIVTAVVALVLVPLTLKFGGKKVYALSLFGTGMALFAIPYISDPILVLIPMILFGIGWAAMMGIPYTMVSKIVPQDRRGVYMGILNMMIVIPMGIQTVTFGPIFKNLLGGSAVNAILFGGVFFILAGVFAFLLKVPKTAIDS; encoded by the coding sequence ATGAAAATAAAAAAACCAAACTTAACCTTTTGGCAGATCTTTAATATGAATGTTGGATTCTTAGGAATTCAATATAGCTTTGGATTACAACAAACAGCTATAAATCCAATATTTTTATATTTAGGTGCGCCAGAAGAAATGCTTCCAATATTAAATATTGCAGGTCCAGTAACAGGGTTAATTGTGCAGCCAATTATTGGGGCAGTTTCTGATAAAACTTGGTCTGCGAAATGGGGGCGTAGAAAACCTTTCTTTTTACTTGGGGCAATTTTAGGTAGTCTTTGTCTTTTTGCTTTTCCTTTAAGTCCTACATTATGGTTCGCAGTTGGGCTGCTTTGGATTCTAGATGTAGGTAATAATATGGCAATGGAGCCTTACCGGGCCTTTGTTGGTGATAAGTTGCCAGAGAAACAATTGAGTTTGGGGTACCAAATGCAGAGTTTATTTGTTGGAGGAGGTATTTTATTGGCAACTTTGTCTATTGTCTTATTTCAGCAATGGTTTGGTAGTGATGTAGAGGTAAAAGGTGCTATTCCGCAATGGTTGTATTATTCCTTTTTTATTGGTGCTATTTTATCCATTACAACTATTTTATGGTCGGTGTTAAAAACACCGGAAATTCCGCCTTCTGAAGAAGAAATGAAAGAAATAAATTCGCATAAGGCCTTGTCTTTTTTAGAGCGGGTAAAGATGCCTTTTATAGAAATTAGTAAAGCTATTAAAGAAATGCCTCGATTTATGTGGATGCTTTCTATTGTATACTTATTTCAGTGGTATGCGTTGTTTGTTTATTGGCAGTTTATTACTCCTTTATTTAGAACAACTATGGGGTATGATATTTCTACAGCGGCATCTCAATCTGCAAAAATGAGTTTAACATATAATATTGTAACTGCTGTAGTAGCCTTAGTTTTGGTCCCATTAACCTTGAAATTCGGAGGTAAGAAAGTATACGCCTTGAGTTTGTTTGGTACCGGTATGGCCTTATTTGCGATACCTTATATTTCTGACCCTATTTTAGTTCTAATTCCAATGATTTTATTTGGTATTGGTTGGGCAGCAATGATGGGCATACCTTACACGATGGTTTCTAAGATTGTACCGCAAGACCGACGAGGGGTCTATATGGGGATTCTAAATATGATGATCGTAATACCGATGGGAATTCAAACCGTAACTTTTGGTCCTATTTTTAAAAATCTATTAGGGGGTAGTGCTGTAAATGCAATACTTTTTGGAGGGGTATTCTTTATTTTGGCAGGTGTTTTTGCTTTCCTATTAAAAGTTCCAAAAACAGCAATAGATTCCTAA
- the queG gene encoding tRNA epoxyqueuosine(34) reductase QueG: MSIKEKHSDLIKAEALRLGFLSCGISKADFLVEEAPRLEKWLKNNGNGEMQYIENHFDKRLDPRLLVDDAKSVISLTLNYYPEEQQTSDTFKISKYAYGQDYHHVIKGKLKQLQEFISEEIGEVGGRAFVDSAPVLDKAWAAKSGLGWIGKHSNLLTQKTGSFYFIAELIVDLDLTYDHPVTDHCGTCTACIDACPTQAIVQPYVVDGSKCISYFTIELKNEIPQEFQGKFDDWAFGCDVCQDVCPWNRFSKPHKEPLFNPHPDLLSLTKKDWEEITEDVFKKVFQKSAVKRTKFSGLKRNIDFLK, encoded by the coding sequence ATGAGTATTAAGGAAAAACATAGCGATTTAATTAAGGCAGAAGCATTGCGCCTCGGGTTTCTATCCTGTGGAATTTCTAAAGCAGATTTTCTTGTAGAAGAGGCACCTCGCTTAGAAAAATGGTTAAAAAATAATGGGAATGGTGAGATGCAATACATAGAGAATCACTTTGATAAGCGATTAGATCCACGTTTATTGGTAGATGATGCAAAATCTGTTATTTCTCTTACGCTAAATTATTATCCAGAGGAACAACAAACATCAGATACTTTTAAAATTTCTAAATATGCATACGGTCAGGATTACCATCATGTTATAAAAGGTAAACTTAAGCAGCTACAAGAATTTATCTCGGAAGAGATAGGGGAAGTAGGAGGCAGGGCTTTTGTAGATTCTGCGCCTGTATTGGACAAAGCTTGGGCAGCAAAAAGTGGTCTGGGTTGGATCGGTAAGCACAGTAACTTATTGACCCAAAAAACAGGTTCTTTTTATTTTATTGCCGAGTTGATTGTCGATTTAGATTTAACTTATGACCATCCCGTAACCGATCATTGTGGTACTTGTACCGCTTGTATTGATGCCTGTCCTACACAAGCTATTGTGCAGCCTTATGTGGTAGATGGTAGTAAATGTATTTCCTATTTTACAATCGAATTAAAAAATGAAATTCCCCAAGAATTTCAAGGTAAATTTGATGATTGGGCATTTGGCTGCGATGTGTGCCAAGATGTGTGCCCGTGGAATCGATTTTCTAAACCACATAAGGAGCCTTTGTTTAATCCGCATCCTGATTTATTGTCCCTAACAAAAAAAGATTGGGAAGAAATTACAGAAGATGTGTTTAAAAAAGTGTTTCAGAAATCCGCAGTAAAAAGAACAAAATTTTCCGGATTGAAACGAAATATCGATTTTCTAAAATAG
- a CDS encoding ABC transporter ATP-binding protein produces MIHIENLTKSFVATTKKGFKKESTTVHAVNAISFDCKPGRIFSLLGPNGAGKTTTLRMIAGIINPSSGTAIVDGVDISKGNDEVKKRIGFLTGSTGLYERLNPDETIEFFGKLYKIPEAQLSERKEYLFEKLGINDFRKKRIGQMSTGMKQKVSIARTLIHDPEVLIFDEPTSGLDVITAESIIDLIRESKENNKTVIFSSHIMSEVDLLCDDLAIINKGAIIYNDTFENFKGEMKAANLTQEFINRVKQA; encoded by the coding sequence ATGATACATATTGAAAATCTGACCAAATCTTTTGTCGCTACTACAAAAAAAGGGTTTAAAAAAGAGTCTACTACAGTACATGCAGTAAACGCTATTTCTTTTGATTGCAAGCCTGGAAGAATCTTTTCACTACTAGGGCCTAATGGCGCTGGAAAAACCACTACACTCCGTATGATTGCAGGAATTATCAACCCTAGTTCGGGTACTGCTATAGTTGACGGCGTTGATATTTCAAAAGGAAACGATGAAGTAAAAAAGAGAATTGGTTTTTTGACAGGCTCAACTGGTTTGTATGAGCGTTTAAATCCAGATGAAACTATTGAATTTTTTGGAAAACTTTACAAAATACCAGAAGCACAACTTTCTGAACGTAAAGAATATTTGTTTGAAAAATTAGGAATCAATGATTTCAGAAAGAAAAGAATCGGACAAATGAGCACGGGTATGAAGCAAAAAGTATCTATTGCACGTACTTTAATTCATGATCCTGAAGTTTTAATTTTTGATGAACCAACCTCTGGTCTTGATGTTATTACTGCCGAGAGTATTATTGATTTAATTCGTGAATCAAAAGAAAACAACAAAACAGTAATTTTTTCTTCCCACATTATGAGTGAAGTAGATTTATTGTGCGATGATCTTGCTATTATCAATAAAGGTGCTATAATCTATAATGATACTTTTGAGAATTTCAAGGGTGAGATGAAAGCTGCAAATTTGACTCAAGAATTTATTAATCGCGTAAAACAAGCTTAA